In Microbulbifer agarilyticus, the DNA window CCCGGAAGCGGACCAGGAACTGCTGCGCAATCTGATCGCCTTCTATGCGGTAACCGAGGGTATCTTCTTCTACTGCGGCTTCACCCAGATCCTGTCCATGGGCCGCCGCAACAAGATGACCGGTGTTGCCGAACAGTTCCAGTACATCCTGCGCGATGAGTCCATGCACCTGAACTTCGGCATCGACGTCATCAACCAGATCAAACTGGAAAACCCGCACCTGTGGACCGATGCGTTCCAGCAGGAAGTAACCCAGATGATCCTGGAAGGTATGGAACTGGAAGTGGCCTACGCCCGCGACACCATGCCCCGCGGCGTACTCGGCATGAATGCCGCCATGATGGAAGAGTACCTGCACTTCATCGCCAACCGCCGCCTGAGCCAGCTTGGTCTGAAAGAACAGTTCCCGGGCGCGCAGAACCCGTTCCCATGGATGTCTGAAATCATGGACCTGCGCAAAGAGAAGAACTTCTTCGAAACGCGCGTAATTGAATATCAAACCGGTGGTGCACTGCAGTGGTAACTGCGTAGCACACCGACAGTAATAAACGGAATTATTACAAGAAGTAGTCGCTCACAGGAAGAGAGGTAATTAAGCGGGCATAATGCCCGCTTTTTTTATTTAAGAAATTCCATTTAGCGTCAGAATTTCTGATAGACCAAAGAAAATAACGAGTGGTGCGAATGCAACCTTTTAAAACTCAATTCACCTTGTCACGGGATTACCTTGCAGAGTGTTATGACCAGTCTTCACTCTACGGAAAAAGCATCAAGCCAAATTATCTGTTTCCCCTCTTGATGCTAGTCGCAGGTACCGGGACATTGTTTTTTACCGAACAACCCAAAGTTTTGGGCTACATACTGGTTGCTTTCGCACTTCTGGAACTACTCCATATTCGGTTTCGACGTGCCTGGTGGCTAGCTCGGCAGATGTTGGGCAGAAGCGCCAATAGTGAGGTGACTCTGACTATCGACGAAGAGCGAGTAACCACACAAAGTGATCATGCACACACAACACTGCCCTGGTCGGATATCGAACAAGTCGTTGATACCGAGTTAGGTTTGATTCTTATCACCAAGTCCAGTGGCCAGCACTATTTGTCAAAATCGTTATTTCCGGATGGTCTAGTCGAACAGATCAAAGACCGAGCAGCAAGTGCTCGCGCTTAGGTGAAAATGCGCGAGCGCAAAATACCGGCAGATCATGTGGTTCAGCCCACATTCAGTTAAAGCCGGTACGATGGTGTCACCCTAAAACCAAACTCGGCCGTCGCTCTACGGGCGCTGTTTGCTGCGTTGGCACTGATGTAACCGATGAAAAGAAGACTGCTGCTACCCTGCTCCCTCGCGATCCTGACAACGGCCGGTTGCAGCATGGCCCCGTATCAGCATTCACCGGAAGACACCGCCAATCTCTCCAACAGCCCCGCAAAAAAATATCCCAAGGCAGCACAGCCATCCCTCTCACCCAACGAGCTGGTTAAGGCCAGCCTGTATAAGCAGCATCAAGAGTGGAAAGGCATCCCGTATCGACTGGGGGGCATGAGCAAACGCGGTATCGACTGCTCGGCGCTGGTCTACCTGATCTACCGCGATCACATGGGGATCGAGCTACCCCGCACCACTCAGTATCAGGTGCTGGCCGGAGAGTCCATCAAGCGAGCACAACTTCGCCCGGGAGATCTGGTCTTCTTTAAGACCGGCCGCCGGGGCCGGCACGTGGGAATCTACCTTGAAGAAGGTAAGTTCCTACACGCGTCTGTGTCCAAAGGCGTCACCATCTCCCATATGGCGGATCACTACTGGAAAAGCCGTTATTGGCGGGCACGCAGACTGGAACTAGAGCCTATTAAAGGGTCCTGATTCCACCGGTTCCAACAGCACTAATATCCCTTTATGCTGGAATAATCGCCGGGGCACGCGTAGAGTTTTGGCGTCTGCCACAACTAGTAATTGAGCACGATAACCAAAGATGCCTTACGTACTGATTACCCTGGCCATAGTCGCCCTTATCGTCGGCCCACAACTGTGGGTGCGCTACGTGCTGTGGCGCCACTCCACCGAGATCGGCGATATGCCGGGGTCCGGAGCGGAACTGGCCGAGCACCTGGTTGAGCGCTACGAGCTCGACGGGGTAAAGGTTATCAAGGCGGGAAAGGACCAGAACTACTACTCGCCTTCGGAAAAGATCGTGGCACTGAGCCCGGATGTTTACCACGGCAAGTCGGTCACCGCGGTGGCGGTAGCGGCCCATGAAGTAGGCCACGCGATCCAGTTCTGCCGCGAAGAGCCCGTCTCCAGGCTGCGTGACAAGTATCTGGGTAAAGCCGGCCAGATCCAAAAAATCGGCGGCTACATTCTGGTCGCCGCACCAATTCTCACTTTGCTGATCAAGTCACCAGTGATCTTCCTGTGGATCGGGATTGTGGCGGTAATCACCATGCTCGCATCCGCGCTCATGTACGTAGCAATACTGCCGGAAGAGTACGATGCGAGCTTCAACAAGGCCCTGCCCATACTCAGGGAGGGATACCTTCCGGAACACCTGTTAGGCTCGGCACACAGCGTTCTGAAGGCCTGTGCGCTCACCTACGTGGCGGGAGCTCTGCTGGATGTGCTGCGCCTGTGGCGCTGGATACGGTTTATCCGCTAGTCATTGATGAAGCCGTTTTCGTGCCGACATAGAATCGTCAGAGCAGAATCAAGACCGGGGCAGCGGACGCAACCCTCACAACATGGAATGGTCTCGCCAACCCTAACCAACCCCCGCACAGATTGGCACTCAGATCAGACTAAAATAGCCAACACCGAGTTTCTATTTTCGGGCCGGTGCAATCGCCACCTACGAAGGCTAGCGATCTGAGCATGGGTGCCCGCGAGATGGAGAGAACTTCCTATTCATCACCAACCACTAAGTAAGTCAACTTGGCTTGAAAGAACATTTCCAGGAAGTGAGAAACTTACGCCACTGGATACCTAAGCTCATGAGCCGCCGTAAAAAGGCGAACATCTTCAAAATGTACATAGACGAGCGTCTAACCAGCGGATATTCACAGAGATAAGACACCAAGTAAGCAGAACATTAAAAATGCACTTCGACGTACACCATCAAGCACAGGAAAATAAGAAATTAAGCGGGAACAATACCCGCTTAATTATTTTTTGAAAACCACAGAAATAAAAAATAACGCCGCTATCGCACCCAAAACTGTTTGAAATCAGCGCCCAGATTCCTCCGAGAAAAATATAAACGTCGGCTTAATAAACCATTTCAACACTAACAAACCAGACGATCCTATTCACCCGACACCAATATAGGTGTTCCATTTTCAATGTAAACTAAATGCGGCCCACCAGAAGCTGCTTGCTTCAGTTCGGCAACCAATGAGTTAACACCGTCAGCATTCAGTATATTCGCAGGAAGTCTAACCTTTCTGCTT includes these proteins:
- a CDS encoding YcxB family protein, with translation MQPFKTQFTLSRDYLAECYDQSSLYGKSIKPNYLFPLLMLVAGTGTLFFTEQPKVLGYILVAFALLELLHIRFRRAWWLARQMLGRSANSEVTLTIDEERVTTQSDHAHTTLPWSDIEQVVDTELGLILITKSSGQHYLSKSLFPDGLVEQIKDRAASARA
- a CDS encoding NlpC/P60 family protein, whose translation is MKRRLLLPCSLAILTTAGCSMAPYQHSPEDTANLSNSPAKKYPKAAQPSLSPNELVKASLYKQHQEWKGIPYRLGGMSKRGIDCSALVYLIYRDHMGIELPRTTQYQVLAGESIKRAQLRPGDLVFFKTGRRGRHVGIYLEEGKFLHASVSKGVTISHMADHYWKSRYWRARRLELEPIKGS
- a CDS encoding zinc metallopeptidase produces the protein MPYVLITLAIVALIVGPQLWVRYVLWRHSTEIGDMPGSGAELAEHLVERYELDGVKVIKAGKDQNYYSPSEKIVALSPDVYHGKSVTAVAVAAHEVGHAIQFCREEPVSRLRDKYLGKAGQIQKIGGYILVAAPILTLLIKSPVIFLWIGIVAVITMLASALMYVAILPEEYDASFNKALPILREGYLPEHLLGSAHSVLKACALTYVAGALLDVLRLWRWIRFIR